One window of Thermocoleostomius sinensis A174 genomic DNA carries:
- a CDS encoding type I glyceraldehyde-3-phosphate dehydrogenase: MIRVAINGFGRIGRNFLRCWLGRESSQFEVVAINDTSDPRTNAHLLRYDSMLGKLDADISADDNTLTVNGKTIKCVSDRNPLNLPWGAWDIDLIIEATGVFVTNEGASKHIEAGAKKVLITAPGKGDNIGTYVVGVNHADYAHDKHNVVSNASCTTNCLAPIAKVLHENFGIVKGTMTTTHSYTGDQRLLDASHRDLRRARAAALNIVPTTTGAAKAVALVLPDLKGKLNGIALRVPTPNVSIVDLVVQVEKPTIMEQVNEVLKSAAETSLKGILEYSDLPLVSCDYRGTDASSIVDASLTMVMGGDMVKVVAWYDNEWGYSQRVVDLAEIVAKNWAA; this comes from the coding sequence GTGATTAGAGTAGCAATCAACGGTTTTGGACGCATCGGGCGTAACTTCTTGCGGTGCTGGCTGGGACGGGAAAGCAGCCAGTTCGAGGTAGTGGCCATCAACGATACCTCTGACCCCAGAACCAATGCGCACCTGCTTCGGTACGATTCTATGCTGGGAAAGCTGGATGCAGATATCAGTGCTGATGACAACACGCTGACAGTCAACGGAAAAACGATTAAGTGTGTGTCCGATCGAAATCCCCTGAACTTGCCCTGGGGAGCGTGGGATATTGATTTGATTATTGAAGCCACCGGGGTATTCGTCACCAACGAAGGGGCATCTAAGCACATTGAAGCAGGAGCCAAGAAGGTGCTGATCACTGCTCCTGGCAAAGGCGATAACATTGGCACGTATGTGGTCGGAGTCAACCATGCCGACTATGCCCACGATAAGCATAATGTGGTCAGCAACGCTAGCTGTACGACCAACTGTCTTGCTCCGATCGCAAAGGTACTCCATGAAAACTTTGGTATTGTCAAAGGCACAATGACTACCACTCATAGCTATACGGGCGACCAGCGCTTGCTAGATGCCAGCCACCGTGATTTACGGCGTGCCCGGGCTGCTGCCTTAAATATTGTGCCTACTACCACTGGAGCCGCTAAAGCCGTTGCGTTGGTGCTGCCTGATCTCAAAGGCAAACTGAACGGGATTGCGCTGCGCGTCCCCACGCCGAACGTATCGATCGTGGACTTAGTGGTTCAGGTAGAAAAACCCACCATCATGGAGCAAGTAAACGAGGTTCTCAAATCGGCGGCAGAAACATCGCTGAAGGGAATCTTGGAATATAGTGATCTGCCCCTCGTATCCTGTGACTATCGCGGAACTGATGCGTCTTCAATTGTAGACGCCAGTCTGACAATGGTTATGGGCGGCGACATGGTGAAAGTCGTCGCTTGGTATGACAACGAATGGGGCTATAGCCAGCGCGTAGTTGACTTGGCTGAAATCGTAGCGAAGAACTGGGCCGCGTAA
- a CDS encoding response regulator transcription factor, with the protein MAQAKILVVDDDPAIRTLIYRFLSKQNYQLESAEDGKSAMAIFEQFNPDLVILDVNLPDATGYTLCQEMQSRTGVFVLMLTSRSDEADKIRGFSQGADDYLTKPFSLGELEVRVGAILKRQRPVTTAEQQCLAFNGLVIDPVRREVMLNSEMIPLTALEFDLLHFLASHPGRVWRRAELIQKVWDYEYVGDQRVVDVHIGQIRKKIEIDTSQPALIQTVRGVGYKFEAPNLEAQGEPSSIS; encoded by the coding sequence ATGGCACAAGCCAAAATTCTCGTAGTTGACGATGATCCCGCTATCCGAACACTGATTTACCGTTTTCTCTCCAAGCAGAATTATCAGTTAGAATCTGCCGAGGACGGTAAAAGCGCTATGGCAATTTTTGAGCAGTTCAATCCAGATCTCGTGATTTTGGATGTGAATTTGCCCGACGCCACTGGATACACCCTTTGTCAGGAAATGCAGAGCCGTACGGGTGTTTTCGTACTGATGCTGACAAGCCGCAGCGATGAGGCTGATAAAATTCGAGGGTTCTCTCAGGGGGCTGATGACTATCTCACCAAACCGTTTAGCTTAGGCGAATTAGAGGTGCGAGTCGGAGCCATTTTGAAGCGGCAACGACCAGTGACCACCGCTGAACAGCAATGTTTAGCATTCAATGGGTTAGTCATTGATCCAGTACGACGGGAAGTGATGCTGAACAGCGAAATGATTCCATTGACTGCTCTAGAGTTTGACTTGTTGCATTTTTTGGCCAGTCATCCGGGGCGAGTCTGGCGGCGCGCCGAACTCATTCAAAAAGTTTGGGATTATGAATATGTAGGCGATCAGCGGGTTGTGGATGTTCATATTGGTCAAATCCGCAAGAAGATTGAGATCGATACGTCACAGCCTGCTCTCATTCAAACGGTGCGAGGTGTAGGCTATAAGTTTGAAGCGCCAAACCTTGAAGCTCAAGGAGAACCCTCATCGATTTCTTAG
- a CDS encoding CPP1-like family protein, translating to MSDKSPYERLGVNDESSFDEIQEARNRLVEAHSGDRKEVEAIEAAYDAILMDRLRLRQEGKIKVPDRIRFAERRVEPPTDYTPPPTPQTPNWFQRLVDTPSRTDVLLPAGLFLGTSLLSFVVSPAFTLAVGVGFSVYFLARKENKLGRAFLLTFLGLILGVVIGLQLGMLLLPQLPQIPATVETVAAIITFLVLWVISSFLR from the coding sequence ATGAGCGACAAAAGTCCCTATGAGAGGCTTGGGGTAAATGATGAATCATCCTTTGATGAGATTCAGGAGGCTCGCAATCGGTTAGTGGAAGCCCATAGCGGCGATCGTAAAGAAGTGGAAGCGATTGAAGCTGCCTATGATGCGATTTTGATGGATCGCTTACGATTGCGCCAAGAAGGCAAAATTAAAGTACCCGATCGCATTCGCTTTGCAGAACGCCGCGTTGAACCTCCCACAGATTACACACCGCCTCCCACGCCGCAAACTCCCAATTGGTTTCAGCGGCTCGTTGACACGCCTAGTCGAACGGATGTGCTGCTGCCAGCAGGTTTATTTTTAGGAACTAGTTTATTAAGTTTTGTTGTTAGCCCTGCCTTTACTCTGGCGGTAGGAGTTGGCTTTAGTGTCTACTTCCTAGCGCGGAAGGAAAATAAGTTGGGGCGGGCTTTTCTGCTGACCTTCTTGGGTCTGATTTTAGGTGTCGTGATTGGGTTGCAGCTTGGCATGTTGCTGTTGCCGCAATTGCCACAGATTCCTGCAACCGTTGAAACTGTAGCCGCCATTATCACCTTCCTTGTCCTATGGGTAATTAGCAGTTTTCTCCGCTAG
- a CDS encoding AI-2E family transporter, with product MSLSELVRRYLLYGLSGPVIVLNLWVLGQIFEYFEGLITFTILSAILALILNYLVQFFQHLRFTRTQAVFVVLFLFILLLVILASTLIPIVLDQATQLVQGLPNLLEASQRNLVWAENLIARYHLPFDLNQIGLQLTSQAQETIGLLPELAINTAGQLFGVVLLIVLAFYMLLYGDRFWQGLLKLLPAKLARALHESLRQQFHQFFLSQLLLALVMVLCLIPTFLILKIRFALLLALVVGLFEVIPLFGATIGISLITLLILGLQGWIPALQIVVTSVVFQQITDNVVAPRIRGDFTGLNPIWIVIALLIGGRVAGFLGVVLSMPIAATIKSTIETMRSDELGSLTDLTPPN from the coding sequence ATGTCACTCTCAGAACTCGTTCGCCGCTACCTGCTCTACGGACTTAGTGGTCCAGTAATTGTCTTAAACCTATGGGTGTTAGGGCAAATTTTTGAATATTTTGAAGGATTAATCACGTTTACAATTCTCAGTGCCATTCTGGCACTAATTTTGAACTATCTAGTCCAATTTTTTCAGCACTTGCGCTTTACTCGCACCCAAGCTGTCTTTGTCGTATTGTTTTTATTCATATTGCTATTGGTAATTTTGGCTTCTACCCTGATTCCGATCGTTCTGGATCAGGCAACGCAACTGGTGCAGGGCTTGCCGAATTTGCTGGAAGCCAGTCAACGCAATTTAGTTTGGGCTGAGAATTTAATTGCTCGCTATCACTTACCGTTCGATCTCAACCAAATTGGGCTTCAGCTTACCAGTCAAGCGCAAGAGACGATCGGGCTGTTGCCAGAACTGGCGATTAATACCGCCGGTCAGCTATTTGGCGTAGTCCTGCTAATTGTGTTGGCATTTTATATGCTGCTGTATGGCGATCGATTTTGGCAGGGATTGCTGAAGCTCTTGCCTGCAAAGCTAGCTAGAGCGCTACATGAATCGCTAAGGCAACAGTTCCATCAGTTTTTTCTCAGTCAGCTATTGTTAGCGTTGGTCATGGTACTCTGCCTCATTCCTACGTTCCTGATTCTCAAAATTCGCTTTGCTTTGCTGCTAGCCTTGGTGGTGGGATTGTTTGAAGTCATTCCTCTGTTTGGAGCCACGATTGGTATTAGCCTGATCACGCTGTTGATTTTGGGGCTACAAGGCTGGATTCCCGCGCTACAAATTGTGGTGACCAGCGTTGTTTTTCAGCAAATCACTGATAACGTCGTTGCGCCCAGAATTCGGGGTGATTTCACGGGGCTAAATCCGATTTGGATTGTGATTGCTCTGCTGATTGGTGGACGAGTAGCTGGCTTTCTGGGGGTCGTGTTGTCTATGCCCATTGCTGCCACCATCAAAAGCACGATCGAAACAATGCGATCGGATGAACTAGGCTCCTTGACTGATCTAACACCACCTAATTAA
- the aroB gene encoding 3-dehydroquinate synthase has protein sequence MKSVITVELPQQSYDIVVAPEGVAHLGNWMEPLKLGKKVLLVSNPIVFNHYGAKLNASLAATGFEVSHCILPAGERYKTLNSIQKLYDAALNSRLERSSTIVALGGGVIGDMAGFAAATWLRGIHFVQVPTSLLAMVDAAIGGKTGVNHPKGKNLIGAFHQPRLVLIDPQVLTTLPTREFRAGMAEVIKYGVIWDAELFAQLEAAERLDQPRYISEDLLQTILTRSCQSKAHVVSKDEKEAGLRAILNYGHTIGHAVESLTGYRVVNHGEAVAIGMEAAGRIAVELNLWTPEACDRQRALIEKTGLPTRLPAGLKIDEVVATLQTDKKVQAGKVRFVLPTEIGTVKVTDEVPSAVVHQVLQAIGSP, from the coding sequence ATGAAATCGGTGATTACGGTTGAACTACCGCAGCAGTCTTACGACATTGTTGTTGCTCCAGAAGGAGTAGCGCATTTAGGCAATTGGATGGAGCCACTGAAACTTGGAAAAAAAGTCCTGCTGGTTTCTAATCCGATCGTTTTTAATCACTATGGAGCCAAGCTGAATGCATCCTTGGCGGCGACAGGGTTTGAGGTGTCCCACTGTATTTTGCCGGCGGGTGAGCGCTACAAAACGCTGAATTCGATTCAAAAATTGTACGATGCGGCCCTGAACAGTCGTTTAGAGCGATCGTCTACCATTGTGGCACTGGGGGGAGGTGTGATCGGCGATATGGCAGGGTTTGCAGCCGCTACTTGGTTGAGAGGCATTCACTTCGTTCAGGTCCCCACCTCGCTGTTAGCAATGGTAGATGCGGCGATCGGGGGCAAAACAGGCGTTAATCACCCCAAGGGCAAGAATTTGATTGGGGCGTTCCATCAACCGCGACTAGTGCTAATTGATCCGCAAGTGCTGACAACGCTGCCAACGCGAGAATTTCGGGCGGGCATGGCCGAGGTAATTAAGTATGGCGTGATTTGGGATGCCGAACTGTTTGCGCAATTAGAAGCTGCTGAACGATTGGATCAACCGCGCTATATCAGCGAGGACTTATTGCAGACCATTTTGACGAGATCCTGTCAGTCCAAGGCTCATGTTGTGAGCAAAGACGAAAAAGAGGCGGGGCTACGTGCCATTCTGAATTATGGCCACACGATCGGCCATGCGGTAGAGAGTTTAACAGGTTATCGCGTAGTCAATCATGGAGAAGCAGTGGCGATCGGCATGGAAGCGGCAGGGCGCATTGCTGTGGAACTGAATCTATGGACACCGGAAGCGTGCGATCGACAGCGGGCTTTAATCGAAAAAACAGGATTGCCGACCCGTTTGCCTGCTGGCTTGAAAATTGACGAAGTGGTGGCAACGCTACAAACCGACAAGAAGGTGCAAGCTGGCAAGGTGCGCTTTGTTTTGCCTACCGAGATTGGCACTGTGAAAGTGACAGATGAAGTGCCATCAGCAGTTGTGCATCAGGTACTACAGGCGATCGGCAGCCCTTAA
- a CDS encoding single-stranded DNA-binding protein: MNSCILMAEIVQEPQLRYTPDNQTPIAEIMVEIAGLRDDDPPARLKVVGWGNLAQEIQENYHQGDRIIVEGRLHMNSIDRPEGFKEKRAELTAQKIHLLGAGATLTTSTTPTATTSATASPTTVAAPPAPSKPRSAELSKTPAYSAAPSNNPVDYDDIPF; this comes from the coding sequence ATGAATAGCTGCATCTTGATGGCGGAGATCGTCCAAGAGCCTCAACTCCGCTATACTCCAGACAATCAAACCCCAATCGCCGAAATCATGGTAGAAATTGCTGGACTGCGAGATGATGATCCGCCAGCCCGGCTAAAAGTGGTCGGGTGGGGAAACTTGGCTCAAGAGATTCAGGAGAACTACCACCAAGGCGATCGTATTATCGTAGAGGGTCGCTTGCACATGAACTCAATCGATCGCCCTGAAGGATTTAAAGAAAAACGGGCAGAACTGACTGCACAAAAAATTCATCTGCTGGGAGCAGGCGCAACTTTAACAACCAGTACCACCCCCACCGCTACAACCAGTGCCACCGCTAGCCCCACAACAGTAGCTGCACCCCCTGCCCCGTCCAAACCTCGATCGGCAGAACTCAGCAAAACGCCCGCCTATTCTGCGGCTCCTAGCAACAATCCTGTAGACTATGACGATATTCCCTTCTAA
- a CDS encoding ABC transporter substrate-binding protein → MIRLLQQVNWKWRSICLGWLAFLFVMVSNAACTPNTTTQSSTPSPTAECRMVQHSVGETCVPLNPQRIVVLDNLDGALALGVKPIAYLGTADPFLMTHLDNTEEPVETIGLTETGPNLEAIVRLKPDLILGMTWHTGESMYQPLSQIAPTVLVDVDSDGQWKIPLTKFAEALGKTAEAEKILADYSARLAEFKTAMGDRLDQLTVSILRVYPDALAFYLKNSFPGSILDDAGLKRPPAQAIDRTGQNQQRIDKELLPMLEADVMFVWTYGHTKEIAQNAQTALSQLKTNPLWLALDVVQRNQVYDVSSYHWLGFGPIAANLVLDDLFKYLVEGF, encoded by the coding sequence ATGATTAGATTACTCCAACAAGTAAACTGGAAGTGGCGATCGATCTGTCTAGGATGGCTGGCATTTTTGTTTGTGATGGTCAGTAATGCCGCCTGTACTCCCAATACAACGACTCAATCCAGTACGCCAAGCCCGACAGCCGAGTGCCGCATGGTGCAACATTCTGTCGGAGAAACTTGCGTTCCGCTCAACCCCCAACGTATCGTTGTCTTGGATAATTTAGACGGCGCCTTGGCTTTGGGTGTCAAACCGATCGCCTACTTGGGTACTGCTGATCCGTTCCTAATGACCCACTTGGACAATACGGAAGAACCTGTTGAGACGATCGGGTTAACCGAAACTGGTCCCAATTTAGAGGCAATTGTGCGATTAAAACCCGACTTAATTTTGGGCATGACTTGGCATACTGGAGAGAGTATGTATCAGCCGCTATCGCAGATTGCACCTACCGTTCTAGTGGATGTTGACTCGGATGGACAGTGGAAAATTCCGTTAACCAAGTTTGCTGAAGCACTAGGAAAAACCGCAGAAGCTGAGAAAATCCTGGCAGATTACAGTGCGCGATTGGCAGAATTCAAGACCGCAATGGGCGATCGGCTTGACCAACTCACCGTTTCTATTCTGCGCGTATATCCAGATGCCCTAGCTTTTTATTTAAAGAACTCATTTCCTGGCTCAATCTTGGACGATGCCGGGCTTAAACGCCCACCCGCTCAAGCGATCGATCGAACTGGACAAAATCAACAGCGGATCGATAAAGAGTTGCTACCGATGCTAGAAGCCGATGTGATGTTTGTATGGACGTATGGACATACTAAGGAGATTGCTCAGAATGCCCAGACAGCACTAAGCCAGTTAAAAACCAATCCGCTTTGGCTCGCATTAGATGTCGTTCAACGCAATCAGGTTTATGATGTGTCATCGTATCATTGGCTGGGGTTTGGGCCGATCGCGGCCAATCTTGTATTAGATGATCTCTTTAAGTATCTGGTTGAGGGTTTCTAA